A genomic region of Mycobacterium senriense contains the following coding sequences:
- a CDS encoding putative bifunctional diguanylate cyclase/phosphodiesterase, translating into MSGTLDYLVTAAAAELMAATAANSAAISQRVLGDLVRELAVDFSFLRHNDHTIHATVLVAEWPPRNADPDPIGVIYFSDADSVFAQAEHLKVPQVVRPAPANADYQRNIDEGTGWGTVSLAAVPLLSGDVTTGTLAFGKVGDREWLPEELNAVQAIAALFAQLQARVVAEEQIHYLAEHDELTGLLNRRALIAYLDKRLAEGQPGPVSVVFVSLDRFKVINDRLGQDAGDRFIVAFAALLREATDAVPTVIARFGGDEFVVVPTVPMDVEAAEAFGRSLHNQVHGQVSIDGEMLSRTVSIGVAAGLPGHESTSDLLRRVDQATRSAKGSGGNKLATFSPEMSTTDMIRNDIELHLDGTIDSGIGTLVLHYLPEFDMNTGAILGTEALIRWQHPTLGLLMPDSFIQVVESINLGAKLGRLVMRSACAQFGLWQSRGVGHGTVLRVNVSPVQLVTDGIVAAVAATLDEFSLDPSTVCLEITESVVVQDIDATRKTLFGLKDIGVQIAIDDFGTGYSVLTYLKSLPVDALKIDKGFVRSLDTNAGDLAIVRSTMALAEAFGLEVVAEGVETVAAAKTLLSLGCHRAQGFLLSRPLDNAAMESLLIKRVVPINFSDTGSSGIGNSL; encoded by the coding sequence ATGTCGGGCACGCTAGATTATTTGGTCACCGCGGCCGCCGCAGAGTTGATGGCAGCCACCGCGGCTAACTCTGCCGCGATTAGTCAACGAGTGCTCGGCGACTTGGTCCGCGAATTGGCTGTGGACTTTAGCTTCCTGCGCCACAACGATCACACGATCCACGCCACGGTGCTCGTCGCCGAGTGGCCGCCACGCAACGCCGACCCCGACCCGATCGGCGTCATCTATTTCTCCGACGCCGACTCCGTCTTCGCCCAGGCCGAGCACCTCAAAGTGCCGCAAGTCGTGCGTCCCGCGCCGGCGAATGCCGACTATCAACGCAATATCGACGAGGGCACCGGGTGGGGCACCGTCTCCCTGGCCGCCGTGCCGCTGCTGTCTGGCGATGTAACGACCGGCACGCTGGCCTTCGGCAAGGTCGGAGACCGCGAATGGCTGCCCGAAGAGCTCAACGCGGTGCAGGCGATCGCCGCGCTCTTCGCCCAATTGCAGGCCCGGGTCGTCGCCGAAGAGCAGATCCACTACCTGGCTGAGCACGACGAACTCACTGGGTTGCTGAACCGCAGGGCGCTCATCGCCTACCTCGACAAGCGGCTGGCCGAGGGACAGCCGGGTCCGGTCTCAGTAGTGTTCGTCTCACTCGACCGCTTCAAAGTCATCAATGACCGCCTCGGCCAAGACGCCGGCGACCGGTTCATCGTGGCCTTCGCCGCGCTGCTGCGCGAGGCCACCGATGCCGTCCCCACGGTCATTGCGCGTTTCGGCGGTGACGAGTTTGTCGTCGTGCCGACCGTGCCCATGGACGTCGAGGCTGCCGAAGCATTCGGTCGGTCGCTGCACAACCAGGTTCACGGACAAGTCTCAATCGACGGCGAGATGCTCAGTCGTACCGTCAGTATCGGCGTCGCAGCCGGCCTACCCGGACACGAGAGCACGTCGGACCTACTGCGTCGAGTCGACCAGGCCACCCGGTCAGCTAAGGGTTCCGGCGGCAACAAACTCGCAACCTTCAGTCCGGAGATGTCTACGACAGACATGATCCGCAACGACATCGAATTGCACCTGGACGGAACGATCGATAGCGGTATCGGGACCTTAGTGCTCCACTACTTGCCGGAGTTCGACATGAATACCGGCGCCATCCTCGGTACCGAGGCGCTAATCCGTTGGCAACATCCGACTCTGGGGTTATTGATGCCCGATTCGTTCATTCAGGTCGTGGAATCGATCAACCTCGGTGCCAAACTCGGCCGTCTCGTAATGCGTTCCGCGTGTGCGCAGTTTGGGCTCTGGCAATCACGCGGCGTCGGACATGGCACGGTGCTACGTGTCAACGTATCGCCGGTGCAGCTTGTCACAGATGGTATTGTCGCTGCCGTCGCAGCCACCCTCGACGAGTTTAGTCTCGATCCCAGCACCGTATGTCTGGAGATCACCGAAAGTGTTGTGGTTCAAGATATCGACGCCACACGCAAAACATTGTTCGGATTGAAGGATATCGGCGTACAGATCGCCATCGATGACTTCGGCACCGGATACAGTGTGCTGACGTATCTGAAATCTCTGCCCGTCGACGCACTTAAGATCGACAAGGGGTTTGTCCGCAGTCTCGATACCAACGCCGGTGATCTGGCGATCGTGCGCTCGACGATGGCCCTGGCCGAGGCCTTCGGGCTCGAGGTCGTCGCCGAAGGGGTCGAAACCGTGGCCGCAGCCAAGACGCTGCTCAGCCTCGGTTGCCATCGCGCACAAGGCTTTCTGCTGTCCCGCCCGCTGGACAACGCGGCGATGGAGTCGCTCTTGATCAAACGCGTCGTCCCGATTAACTTCTCCGACACGGGGTCTTCTGGAATAGGCAACTCGTTGTAG
- a CDS encoding class I SAM-dependent methyltransferase → MASRHMRFRFFYRVGFTPWEGHPIGQGLRDLVEGSAETPALRQGSALDVGCGTGDCAIYLAQQGWRVTGVDYVAKPLDKARTKAGAAKVPVNFVRADVTQLSQSGIGTGFDLIVDNGCIHNMSGADREAYVREITAVAAPDTRLFIVAFPPGGRFGVPGIDHAEIERRFAPGWKLLTTGNERELDDKTATYYYLFQRRP, encoded by the coding sequence ATGGCTTCTCGACACATGCGATTTCGGTTCTTCTATCGGGTTGGCTTCACGCCGTGGGAGGGCCATCCGATCGGGCAGGGTCTGCGAGATCTGGTCGAGGGAAGCGCGGAGACCCCGGCATTGCGCCAGGGATCGGCTCTCGACGTGGGATGCGGCACCGGGGATTGCGCCATCTACCTTGCTCAGCAGGGCTGGAGGGTCACCGGGGTTGACTACGTCGCAAAGCCGCTCGACAAGGCGCGGACCAAGGCCGGCGCCGCCAAGGTTCCGGTCAATTTTGTCCGTGCTGACGTCACCCAGTTGAGTCAATCCGGAATCGGTACGGGCTTTGACTTGATCGTCGATAACGGGTGCATCCACAACATGAGTGGCGCCGATCGTGAGGCCTACGTCCGGGAGATCACCGCCGTGGCGGCGCCCGATACGCGGCTATTCATTGTCGCGTTCCCTCCCGGTGGCCGGTTCGGGGTGCCGGGCATTGATCACGCCGAGATCGAACGACGATTCGCTCCCGGCTGGAAACTGCTGACCACCGGCAACGAGCGGGAACTCGACGACAAGACCGCGACGTATTACTACCTGTTTCAACGCCGCCCTTGA